A single region of the Deltaproteobacteria bacterium genome encodes:
- a CDS encoding glucose-1-phosphate thymidylyltransferase, translating into MKALVLSGGRGTRLRPLTHTIAKQLIPVANRPIIHYVIDSISTTGIKDIGVIIAPETGAEVRETVGDGSFWGVKITYILQDAPSGLAHAVKTAQDFLADSPFVMYLGDNLIGSGITSFIEEFTREHSDAIILLKPVAEPQRFGVAEVNDKGEVVKLVEKAKEPPSNLALVGVYVFSPEIHRAIEKIKPSWRGELEITDAIQELIASGKAVSSHILESWWLDTGKKDDMLEANRVVLDEMIHTHMKGNVDAGSNVIGRVHIEEDSRIENSTVRGPTIIGKNTTIRDSFVGPYTSIGNDCLIQKTSVEFSVILDGSEVSGIERLEESLIGKNSTIHKDLSPHKALRLHIGDDSEVGL; encoded by the coding sequence ATGAAGGCGCTTGTTTTAAGCGGGGGTAGGGGGACGAGACTTAGGCCGCTCACCCATACCATTGCGAAACAACTCATCCCCGTAGCAAATAGGCCAATCATTCACTACGTCATTGACTCTATCAGCACGACAGGAATCAAGGATATCGGGGTCATCATTGCTCCGGAAACAGGTGCAGAAGTCAGAGAGACCGTCGGCGACGGAAGTTTCTGGGGCGTTAAAATAACGTATATTCTTCAAGACGCCCCTTCAGGCCTCGCCCATGCAGTAAAGACGGCTCAAGACTTCCTGGCCGACTCCCCTTTCGTTATGTATCTAGGGGACAACCTTATAGGCTCGGGCATCACTAGCTTTATTGAAGAATTCACACGGGAGCACTCCGATGCCATCATTCTCCTCAAGCCGGTGGCGGAGCCACAGCGGTTCGGGGTGGCCGAAGTAAATGACAAAGGCGAAGTCGTAAAGTTGGTAGAAAAAGCTAAGGAGCCGCCCTCAAACCTTGCCCTTGTCGGTGTCTATGTATTTTCTCCTGAAATCCATCGGGCAATCGAAAAGATAAAGCCTTCATGGAGGGGAGAACTTGAAATCACTGATGCTATACAGGAGCTCATCGCCTCAGGGAAGGCGGTGAGCAGCCACATACTTGAATCCTGGTGGCTGGATACGGGGAAAAAGGATGATATGCTCGAGGCAAACAGGGTGGTGCTTGATGAAATGATACATACCCATATGAAGGGCAACGTAGATGCAGGAAGCAATGTCATAGGAAGGGTTCATATCGAAGAAGACTCTCGTATCGAAAACAGTACCGTCCGGGGCCCGACGATCATCGGAAAGAACACCACAATCAGGGATTCCTTTGTAGGCCCTTATACCAGTATTGGAAACGACTGCCTCATACAGAAGACGTCTGTGGAATTTTCGGTGATACTGGACGGTTCCGAGGTCTCGGGTATAGAGAGACTAGAGGAGAGCCTTATAGGGAAAAATTCGACAATCCATAAGGACCTTTCTCCTCATAAAGCACTCAGGCTGCATATAGGTGACGATTCAGAGGTGGGGCTTTAA